One part of the Streptomyces lienomycini genome encodes these proteins:
- a CDS encoding nuclear transport factor 2 family protein, which produces MSRADDRFEIQGVLFRYARAVDRLDHDAVAACYFDDAVDVHGGYTGGAAGLVEDIRDRHRTIDSSQHFVSNVLVEFTGEHSADVESYCLCFLRQAPAEPGGEQDLAIIRCRYVDRFERRDGSWGIADRVVVFDESRTVRMTDGLDPAWVASRRDRSDPVYGRGHRGAV; this is translated from the coding sequence ATGAGCCGCGCCGACGACCGCTTCGAGATCCAGGGCGTCCTGTTCCGGTACGCCAGGGCGGTGGACCGGCTGGACCACGACGCCGTCGCCGCCTGCTACTTCGACGACGCGGTCGACGTCCACGGCGGCTACACGGGCGGCGCCGCCGGGCTCGTCGAGGACATCCGAGACCGCCACCGCACCATCGACTCCTCCCAGCACTTCGTCTCCAACGTGCTCGTGGAGTTCACCGGGGAGCACAGCGCCGACGTCGAGTCGTACTGCCTGTGCTTCCTGCGGCAGGCGCCCGCCGAACCCGGCGGGGAGCAGGACCTCGCCATCATCCGGTGCCGGTACGTCGACCGGTTCGAGCGGCGCGACGGTTCCTGGGGCATCGCCGACCGGGTCGTCGTGTTCGACGAGTCCCGGACCGTCCGCATGACCGACGGCCTCGACCCCGCCTGGGTCGCTTCCAGGCGCGACAGGTCGGACCCCGTGTACGGCCGGGGACACCGCGGCGCCGTGTAG
- a CDS encoding glycosyltransferase family 2 protein, translated as MTPHPRLSIGLPVYNGEEYLAESFDALLGQTYEDFELVVCDNASTDGTQDICRRYAAKDSRVRYLRLPRNIGAAPNHNHVFTECRGELFKWASHDDLYARDLLRRCVEALDERPEVVLAHSGQAVIDGDGKVKVPYEYGLATDSPHAPERFRSLLFEPGGDDFYGVMRADVLRRVKPHDSYHHADRTFVAEITLHGPFHQVPELLYFRRDHPTRAERANPSKRSRCVNLDPRRAGPLHPTPRLLAEYVWGFVAAVRRAPLSAADRRACYGHLAAWMTSRARPGAGERVEDRAPVDPDRLTVSVDDLVAGRQGKQA; from the coding sequence ATGACCCCCCACCCCCGGCTGAGTATCGGCCTGCCCGTCTACAACGGCGAGGAGTACCTGGCCGAGTCGTTCGACGCCCTGCTCGGCCAGACCTACGAGGACTTCGAACTGGTCGTCTGCGACAACGCGTCCACCGACGGGACCCAGGACATCTGCCGCCGGTACGCCGCGAAGGACTCGCGCGTCCGGTACCTCCGGCTGCCCCGGAACATCGGCGCCGCACCGAACCACAACCACGTGTTCACCGAGTGCCGCGGCGAACTGTTCAAGTGGGCCTCGCACGACGACCTGTACGCCCGGGACCTGCTGCGGCGCTGCGTCGAGGCCCTGGACGAGCGTCCGGAGGTGGTCCTCGCGCACTCCGGCCAGGCGGTCATCGACGGCGACGGCAAGGTGAAGGTCCCCTACGAGTACGGGCTCGCCACCGACTCGCCGCACGCGCCGGAGCGCTTCCGCAGCCTGCTGTTCGAGCCCGGCGGCGACGACTTCTACGGGGTGATGCGGGCCGACGTGCTGCGCCGGGTGAAGCCGCACGACAGCTACCACCACGCCGACCGCACCTTCGTCGCCGAGATCACCCTGCACGGGCCCTTCCACCAGGTGCCGGAGCTGCTGTACTTTCGCCGCGACCACCCCACCCGGGCCGAACGGGCCAACCCCTCCAAACGCTCCCGCTGCGTCAACCTGGACCCGCGCCGGGCGGGCCCGCTGCACCCGACACCCCGACTGCTCGCCGAGTACGTCTGGGGGTTCGTCGCGGCGGTCCGGCGGGCGCCGCTGTCCGCGGCCGACCGGCGCGCGTGCTACGGCCACCTGGCCGCGTGGATGACCAGCCGGGCCCGGCCCGGTGCCGGCGAGCGGGTCGAGGACCGCGCTCCGGTCGACCCCGACCGACTCACCGTCTCCGTCGACGACCTCGTCGCCGGCCGCCAGGGAAAGCAGGCATGA
- the rfbC gene encoding dTDP-4-dehydrorhamnose 3,5-epimerase, protein MKATEVPEISGAYLFEPTPFADERGFFSRTFDADVVCSVGLDPHAFVQDSVSRSVRGVLRGLHLRSGTGEAKLVRCSYGRIFDVVVDLRADSPTYLGRAFFELSDQTQATLYIPAGCAHGFQALTETADTSYRIDRPHDPSEDVTIAFDDPELAIPWPLPVTTASGRDRKAPSLAEVLKHREG, encoded by the coding sequence ATGAAGGCGACCGAAGTCCCGGAGATCTCCGGCGCGTACCTGTTCGAGCCGACGCCGTTCGCCGACGAACGCGGCTTCTTCTCCCGCACCTTCGACGCCGACGTGGTTTGCTCGGTGGGCCTGGACCCGCACGCCTTCGTCCAGGACAGCGTCTCGCGCTCGGTGCGGGGCGTGCTGCGGGGCCTGCACCTGCGCTCCGGCACCGGCGAGGCCAAGCTGGTGCGGTGCTCGTACGGGCGGATCTTCGACGTCGTCGTGGACCTGCGGGCGGACTCCCCGACCTACCTGGGCCGGGCCTTCTTCGAGCTGTCCGACCAGACGCAGGCGACCCTGTACATCCCGGCGGGCTGCGCGCACGGCTTCCAGGCGCTGACGGAGACCGCCGACACCTCGTACCGGATCGACCGCCCGCACGATCCGTCCGAGGACGTGACGATCGCCTTCGACGACCCGGAGCTGGCCATCCCCTGGCCGCTGCCGGTGACGACGGCGTCCGGGCGGGACCGGAAGGCGCCGAGCCTCGCCGAGGTCCTGAAGCACAGGGAGGGCTGA
- a CDS encoding polysaccharide pyruvyl transferase family protein translates to MTSMHEKPLRVGVFGLFGAGNSGNDGSLEAVLDHLRAARPDAVLDAMCGGPETVATRYGVPATRLNWYRGEYRTASRAGAIAAKGLGKLVDVYRTAAWVRGHDAVIVPGTGVLETTLPLRPWGFPYSLFLLCLTGRLFGTRVALVSVGAGPIGNRSTRVLTRWSTRLAAYRSYRDTQSRDAMRAMGVNTARDEVYADLVFALPAASAVEPSESRGPVCVGVMDFHGSNDERAVAEEIHGRYLDGTTRFVRALVEEGRPVRLLTGDELDRPVAAAIVDAVGSPLVTVAEAASLADLMKETACADAVVATRYHNLVCALKVGTPTLALSYSAKSDALMAEMGMGAFCHPAREADADRLLEQFRELERRSGRVRRTLSERNVAVTRRVEEQFAALATSLFPEPTDHAHGPARQETP, encoded by the coding sequence ATGACCTCCATGCACGAGAAGCCTTTACGCGTCGGGGTGTTCGGCCTCTTCGGCGCCGGCAACAGCGGCAACGACGGGTCGCTCGAAGCCGTGCTCGACCATCTCCGGGCCGCTCGCCCCGACGCGGTCCTGGACGCGATGTGCGGCGGCCCCGAGACCGTCGCGACCCGGTACGGGGTTCCCGCGACGCGGCTGAACTGGTACCGCGGGGAGTACCGGACCGCGTCGCGTGCGGGTGCGATCGCGGCCAAGGGGCTGGGCAAACTCGTCGACGTCTACCGCACCGCCGCCTGGGTGCGCGGACACGACGCGGTGATCGTGCCGGGCACCGGCGTCCTGGAGACGACGCTGCCGCTGCGGCCCTGGGGCTTTCCGTACTCGCTGTTCCTGCTCTGCCTGACGGGCCGGCTGTTCGGCACCCGGGTCGCGCTGGTCAGCGTCGGCGCCGGCCCCATCGGCAACCGGTCGACCCGGGTCCTGACCCGCTGGTCGACACGGCTCGCCGCGTACCGGTCCTACCGGGACACCCAGTCGCGCGACGCGATGCGGGCGATGGGCGTGAACACCGCGCGGGACGAGGTCTACGCGGACCTCGTGTTCGCCCTGCCCGCGGCGTCCGCCGTCGAGCCCTCGGAGTCGCGGGGCCCGGTCTGCGTCGGCGTCATGGACTTCCACGGGAGCAACGACGAGCGGGCCGTGGCCGAGGAGATCCACGGGCGCTACCTCGACGGGACGACGCGGTTCGTCCGCGCGCTGGTCGAGGAGGGCAGGCCGGTCCGGCTGCTCACCGGCGACGAGCTGGACCGGCCGGTGGCCGCCGCGATCGTCGACGCGGTGGGCTCGCCGCTGGTCACCGTCGCCGAGGCGGCCTCGCTGGCCGACCTGATGAAGGAGACGGCGTGTGCCGACGCCGTGGTGGCGACCCGGTACCACAACCTGGTCTGCGCCCTGAAGGTCGGCACGCCGACCCTCGCCCTCAGCTACTCGGCGAAGAGCGACGCGCTGATGGCCGAGATGGGGATGGGCGCGTTCTGCCACCCGGCCCGCGAGGCCGACGCCGACCGGCTGCTCGAACAGTTCCGCGAGCTGGAGCGGCGGTCGGGCCGGGTGCGGCGCACCCTCTCCGAGCGGAACGTGGCCGTCACCCGGCGCGTGGAGGAGCAGTTCGCCGCCCTGGCCACGTCGCTGTTCCCCGAGCCGACCGACCACGCCCACGGCCCCGCCCGGCAGGAGACTCCATGA
- a CDS encoding phosphatase PAP2 family protein, whose amino-acid sequence MGLLGLIAVLAALVVVVVGVVYAGHGGPGAVDVWVQTRVDGVGAPWLHVARATDFLGEPVGAVLLVGGAVAGCLLLRRPRAAVLLVVGVGLSVGATRAVKPLAGRTIHDGNLAYPSGHTAFLTAFALVAALLAASRLRLGTAAGTSLVLGAALVAGGTMGWAQVALGSHYPTDTLGGLCTALALVPAAARLVDRTADRTAGRMAGRRAERAARRTADTRQSEYR is encoded by the coding sequence GTGGGCCTCTTAGGACTGATCGCGGTCCTCGCGGCGCTGGTCGTCGTCGTGGTCGGGGTGGTGTACGCCGGCCACGGCGGGCCCGGCGCGGTGGACGTGTGGGTGCAGACGCGGGTGGACGGGGTGGGGGCGCCGTGGCTGCACGTCGCCCGGGCCACGGACTTCCTGGGCGAGCCCGTGGGAGCGGTGCTGCTGGTCGGGGGCGCCGTGGCGGGCTGCCTGCTGCTGCGGCGACCTCGCGCGGCGGTGCTCCTCGTCGTCGGGGTGGGCCTGAGCGTGGGGGCGACGCGAGCGGTCAAACCGCTGGCCGGGCGCACCATCCACGACGGGAACCTGGCCTACCCGAGCGGCCACACCGCCTTCCTCACCGCGTTCGCCCTCGTGGCGGCCCTGCTCGCGGCCAGCCGCCTCCGCCTCGGCACGGCGGCCGGCACCTCGCTCGTGCTGGGCGCGGCGCTGGTCGCCGGGGGCACGATGGGCTGGGCGCAGGTCGCCCTGGGCTCGCACTACCCGACCGACACGCTCGGCGGTCTGTGCACCGCGCTGGCGCTGGTACCCGCCGCCGCCCGGCTGGTCGACCGGACGGCGGACCGGACGGCCGGCCGTATGGCCGGCCGGAGAGCGGAACGCGCGGCCCGCCGGACGGCCGACACCCGTCAGTCCGAGTACCGCTGA
- a CDS encoding glutamate-1-semialdehyde 2,1-aminomutase, translating to MDTEATQVTRGADGLDLPRSRALNERLHALVPGGAHTYAKGDDQYPEGLAPVISHGRGAHVWDVDGNRYVEYGSGLRSVSLGHAHPRVTEAVRRELDRGSNFVRPSVVEVEAAERFLTTVPTAEMVKFAKNGSDVTTAAVRLARAVTGRPRVAVCADHPFFSVDDWFIGTTPMSAGIPAAITDLTVSFPYGDLAAAEDLLTRHRDEVACLVLEPAAHTEPPPGYLSGLRELADRHGCVLVFDEMITGLRWSEAGAQGLYGVVPDLSTFGKALGNGFAVSALAGRRELMEWGGLRHSGDRVFLLSTTHGAETHSLAAAMAVQSTYVEEGVTARLHALGERLAAGVREAAASMGVGDHVVVRGRASNLVFATLDGAGRPSQPYRTLFLRQLLAGGVLAPSFVVSGALEDADIDHTVDVVAQACAVYRKALDAGDPTPWVAGRPVKPVFRRRA from the coding sequence GTGGACACCGAAGCGACCCAAGTGACCCGCGGGGCCGACGGGTTGGATCTGCCCCGCTCGCGGGCGCTCAACGAGCGGCTGCACGCCCTGGTGCCCGGAGGCGCGCACACCTACGCCAAGGGCGACGACCAGTACCCCGAGGGCCTGGCCCCGGTCATCAGCCACGGCCGCGGCGCCCACGTGTGGGACGTCGACGGCAACCGCTACGTCGAGTACGGCTCCGGCCTGCGCTCGGTCAGCCTCGGTCACGCGCACCCCCGCGTGACCGAGGCGGTGCGGCGCGAACTGGACCGCGGCAGCAACTTCGTCCGGCCCTCCGTCGTGGAGGTCGAGGCCGCGGAACGCTTCTTGACCACGGTGCCGACCGCGGAGATGGTGAAGTTCGCGAAGAACGGCTCCGACGTCACCACCGCCGCGGTGCGCCTCGCCCGTGCCGTCACCGGCCGACCGCGGGTGGCCGTCTGCGCGGACCATCCGTTCTTCTCCGTCGACGACTGGTTCATCGGCACCACCCCGATGTCCGCCGGCATCCCGGCGGCGATCACCGACCTCACCGTGTCCTTCCCGTACGGGGACCTGGCCGCCGCGGAGGATCTGCTCACCCGGCACCGGGACGAGGTCGCCTGCCTGGTCCTGGAGCCCGCCGCCCACACCGAGCCGCCCCCCGGCTACCTCTCCGGCCTGCGCGAACTGGCCGACCGGCACGGCTGCGTCCTGGTCTTCGACGAGATGATCACCGGTCTGCGCTGGTCCGAGGCGGGTGCGCAGGGCCTGTACGGCGTCGTCCCCGACCTCTCCACGTTCGGCAAGGCGCTGGGCAACGGGTTCGCCGTCTCGGCGCTGGCCGGGCGCCGCGAGCTGATGGAGTGGGGCGGGCTGCGGCACTCCGGTGACCGGGTGTTCCTGCTGTCCACGACACACGGGGCGGAGACCCACTCGCTGGCGGCCGCGATGGCCGTGCAGAGCACCTACGTGGAGGAGGGCGTCACGGCCCGGCTGCACGCTCTCGGCGAGCGGCTGGCCGCCGGTGTCCGCGAGGCGGCGGCGAGCATGGGTGTCGGCGACCACGTCGTCGTCCGGGGCCGGGCCAGCAACCTGGTCTTCGCCACCCTCGACGGCGCCGGGCGGCCCTCGCAGCCGTACCGCACGCTGTTCCTGCGTCAGCTCCTCGCGGGCGGGGTGCTGGCCCCGTCGTTCGTGGTGAGCGGCGCGCTCGAGGACGCGGACATCGATCACACGGTCGACGTGGTGGCCCAGGCGTGCGCGGTGTACCGGAAGGCGCTGGACGCCGGTGATCCCACGCCGTGGGTGGCCGGGCGGCCGGTGAAGCCGGTGTTCCGCCGCCGAGCGTGA
- a CDS encoding FAD-dependent oxidoreductase encodes MSEARTVENDYDVIVVGAGGAGLAASVAAAQAGARVLLLEAEDEIGGSTQLSAGLLTASATSVQESLGVEDSPRRMFQHYMDLNGWRVRPGPVRMFCEESSSVVEWLLELGVEIPAQVSRSAHEPGLTRAGVEDVWRGHVPKDQGYGLVQVLDRARARLQVDLALGSRVEDLLVRDGAVRGVVLGGEEATAAAVVIASGGLAADAELVRRFLPDADTAGDALFVVAAPGSRGDHVGIAERHDLALFGQGWGLLLVTAEFQRQHHWQSGFPPASRVNIGLDGRRCMDEDAPYAVSPGILKDHGGWVWSVFDDHARASLPPGYADWDADRILEEVAKGVVLRADTLEELADLMDVPADHLVASVTRFNRLFAEGVDEDFLRHESLAAKGADPHLAPIAAGPFHAVRMLPAELVCTHTGLEVDARTRVLRTDGRALPGLYAAGEAAGGILGERYVGGGNSVAHALVLGRVAGREAAARAAEPSPRAEEVPA; translated from the coding sequence ATGTCTGAGGCCCGCACCGTGGAGAACGACTACGACGTCATCGTGGTCGGCGCCGGAGGCGCCGGCCTGGCGGCCTCGGTCGCCGCCGCGCAGGCCGGCGCGCGTGTGCTGCTGCTGGAGGCCGAGGACGAGATCGGCGGGTCCACCCAGCTCTCCGCCGGACTGCTGACCGCCTCGGCCACCAGCGTCCAGGAGAGCCTCGGGGTCGAGGACTCGCCGCGGCGCATGTTCCAGCACTACATGGACCTGAACGGCTGGCGGGTCCGCCCCGGCCCGGTCCGGATGTTCTGCGAGGAGTCCAGCTCCGTCGTGGAGTGGCTGCTCGAACTGGGCGTCGAGATACCCGCGCAGGTCTCGCGCAGCGCCCACGAGCCGGGCCTGACCCGGGCCGGGGTGGAGGACGTCTGGCGGGGCCACGTGCCCAAGGACCAGGGTTACGGGCTGGTCCAGGTGCTCGACCGGGCCCGCGCCCGGCTCCAGGTCGACCTGGCCCTCGGCAGCCGGGTGGAGGACCTGCTGGTCCGGGACGGCGCCGTCCGCGGCGTCGTCCTGGGCGGCGAGGAGGCCACCGCGGCCGCCGTCGTCATCGCCAGCGGCGGCCTGGCGGCCGACGCGGAACTGGTCCGCCGGTTCCTTCCCGACGCCGACACCGCCGGCGACGCGCTCTTCGTGGTGGCCGCGCCCGGCTCGCGGGGCGACCACGTCGGCATCGCCGAACGGCACGACCTGGCGCTGTTCGGCCAGGGCTGGGGCCTGCTCCTGGTCACCGCCGAGTTCCAGCGCCAACACCACTGGCAGAGCGGTTTCCCGCCCGCCTCACGCGTCAACATCGGCCTCGACGGCCGCCGTTGCATGGACGAGGACGCCCCCTACGCGGTCAGCCCCGGCATCCTCAAGGACCACGGCGGCTGGGTCTGGTCCGTGTTCGACGACCACGCCCGCGCCTCGCTGCCCCCCGGCTACGCCGACTGGGACGCCGACCGGATCCTGGAGGAGGTCGCCAAGGGCGTCGTCCTGCGCGCCGACACCCTCGAGGAACTCGCGGACCTGATGGACGTGCCCGCGGACCACCTGGTCGCGAGCGTCACGCGTTTCAACCGGCTCTTCGCCGAGGGCGTCGACGAGGACTTCCTGCGCCACGAGTCGCTCGCGGCCAAGGGCGCCGACCCGCACCTCGCGCCGATCGCAGCCGGACCGTTCCACGCGGTGCGGATGCTCCCCGCCGAACTGGTCTGCACCCACACCGGCCTCGAGGTGGACGCCCGGACCAGAGTGCTGCGCACCGACGGCCGGGCCCTGCCGGGCCTGTACGCGGCCGGTGAGGCCGCCGGCGGCATCCTCGGCGAACGCTACGTCGGCGGCGGCAACTCCGTCGCCCACGCGCTGGTACTCGGCCGGGTCGCCGGACGCGAGGCGGCGGCCCGCGCGGCCGAACCGTCCCCCCGGGCCGAGGAGGTCCCCGCATGA
- a CDS encoding MFS transporter: MADLAADPTPTNQQTKASSATGAKPTSTLKVIRAAILGTVVEYYDFGIYGYMATLLATHFFVESNPNTALLSTFAAFAVAFFLRAPGGILFGHMGDKYGRKKALTWTILLMAVATTGIGLIPSYATLGLWATCLLVLCRCVQGFAAGGELGGANAFVAEHAPAHRRAFHTSFVNTGTYLGSLVASLVALVLTSAVSEETLHDWAWRIPFLLSLVIGLIGLYIRSQLPETEQFEAVQESDSVEVAKYPVADVFAHAWRQIVLVILLGALIVGGYYVSGVYAASYLQTEGGRSADFAFTSTCIAMVTAVISLPIAGYVGDRIGRRPVFFFGSGVTAVIALPAFMVMRDGGPVAAVVAQCSLNFFIGLVNGVSFAAYAEIFRARYRYTGIAMSNNVTNMALGGTAPFIATLLINVTDNNLAPAGYLIATAVMTFGATFFLKETRGKELQL; the protein is encoded by the coding sequence GTCCACCCTGAAGGTCATCCGGGCGGCGATCCTCGGGACCGTCGTCGAGTACTACGACTTCGGCATCTACGGCTACATGGCCACCCTGCTCGCGACGCACTTCTTCGTCGAGAGCAACCCGAACACGGCACTGCTCTCGACCTTCGCCGCCTTCGCGGTGGCCTTCTTCCTCCGGGCACCCGGCGGCATCCTGTTCGGCCACATGGGCGACAAGTACGGCCGCAAGAAGGCGCTCACCTGGACCATCCTGCTGATGGCCGTCGCCACCACCGGCATCGGGCTGATCCCCTCGTACGCCACGCTCGGCCTCTGGGCGACGTGCCTGCTGGTGCTGTGCCGCTGTGTCCAGGGCTTCGCGGCCGGCGGCGAACTCGGCGGCGCCAACGCGTTCGTGGCCGAACACGCCCCGGCCCACCGCCGGGCGTTCCACACCTCGTTCGTCAACACCGGCACGTATCTCGGCTCGCTCGTCGCCTCGCTGGTCGCCCTGGTGCTGACCTCGGCCGTCAGCGAGGAGACCCTGCACGACTGGGCCTGGCGCATCCCCTTCCTGCTCAGCCTGGTGATCGGCCTGATCGGCCTCTACATCCGCAGCCAGCTGCCGGAGACCGAGCAGTTCGAGGCCGTTCAGGAGAGCGACTCCGTCGAGGTGGCCAAGTACCCCGTGGCCGACGTGTTCGCCCACGCCTGGCGCCAGATCGTGCTGGTCATCCTCCTCGGGGCGCTGATCGTCGGCGGCTACTACGTGTCCGGCGTGTACGCCGCCAGCTACCTCCAGACCGAGGGCGGCCGCTCGGCCGACTTCGCCTTCACCTCCACGTGCATCGCCATGGTCACCGCGGTGATCAGCCTTCCCATCGCCGGTTACGTGGGCGACCGCATCGGCCGCCGCCCCGTGTTCTTCTTCGGCAGCGGCGTCACGGCGGTCATCGCGCTCCCGGCCTTCATGGTGATGCGCGACGGCGGTCCGGTGGCCGCGGTCGTCGCCCAGTGCTCGCTCAACTTCTTCATCGGACTGGTCAACGGCGTCTCGTTCGCGGCGTACGCCGAGATCTTCCGGGCCCGCTACCGCTACACCGGCATCGCGATGAGCAACAACGTCACCAACATGGCGCTCGGCGGCACGGCCCCCTTCATCGCCACGCTGCTGATCAACGTCACCGACAACAACCTCGCACCGGCGGGTTACCTCATCGCGACCGCCGTCATGACCTTCGGCGCCACCTTCTTCCTCAAGGAGACCCGCGGAAAGGAGCTGCAACTGTGA
- a CDS encoding SDR family NAD(P)-dependent oxidoreductase — MTTQAPDGNPGRVNYDALPAINPELVGRTVVVTGAGRGMGALFLEELARRGVNGVGGDLDQEEMATVAEKINANLAGTSGAGRVVGVGADVTDPAAGDTLVATALREFGRLDLWVNNAGVFPQAEFTDITPQQLALTYGVNVNGVVYGGQAAARHFRTVGGGAIVNMASVAAVRARPTRATYNSSKAAVRHLTTCMAVELGPDNIRVNSIAPGYIDTEMTRWIREDRAAMDRALTTVPLRRIGAPMEVFGALYFLLSDSARYITGTSIPVDGGSQHV, encoded by the coding sequence ATGACCACCCAGGCACCCGACGGAAACCCCGGCCGCGTCAACTACGACGCCCTGCCCGCGATCAACCCGGAACTGGTCGGCCGCACCGTCGTCGTGACCGGCGCCGGCCGCGGCATGGGCGCCCTCTTCCTCGAGGAGCTGGCACGCCGAGGCGTCAACGGCGTCGGCGGCGACCTCGACCAGGAGGAGATGGCCACCGTCGCCGAGAAGATCAACGCCAACCTCGCCGGTACCAGCGGCGCGGGCCGCGTGGTCGGCGTCGGCGCCGACGTCACCGACCCGGCCGCCGGCGACACCCTGGTCGCCACCGCGCTGCGCGAGTTCGGCCGGCTCGACCTGTGGGTCAACAACGCCGGCGTCTTCCCGCAGGCCGAGTTCACCGACATCACGCCCCAGCAACTCGCCCTCACCTACGGCGTGAACGTCAACGGAGTCGTGTACGGCGGGCAGGCGGCCGCCCGGCACTTCCGCACCGTCGGCGGCGGCGCCATCGTCAACATGGCCTCGGTCGCCGCCGTGCGCGCACGGCCGACCCGGGCCACGTACAACTCCTCGAAGGCCGCCGTACGGCACCTCACCACCTGCATGGCCGTCGAGCTGGGCCCCGACAACATCCGGGTGAACTCCATCGCCCCGGGCTACATCGACACCGAGATGACCCGCTGGATCCGCGAGGACCGGGCCGCGATGGACCGGGCGCTCACCACCGTCCCGCTGCGCCGGATCGGCGCCCCCATGGAGGTGTTCGGCGCCCTGTACTTCCTGCTCTCGGACAGCGCCCGGTACATCACCGGCACCAGCATCCCGGTGGACGGCGGTTCGCAGCATGTCTGA
- a CDS encoding SDR family NAD(P)-dependent oxidoreductase — MSRAPVGRRRFEDCSVVVTGAAGGLGRADCLALAAEGAHVWVADIDVDAAEALVPELAAAGGSGRSVRLDVADADSWAALAREVEAAGPLHGLVNNAGVSLRAGIADTTVEQWRRVMDINLSSVFYGLKTLTPALARGAEDGGAAVVNVSSIAGMVGYFSATYGTSKWGVRGLSKVGALELAALGVRVNSLHPGLTATPLLHQAPDTSFVDESVRSVPAGRLATPQEIARVVAFLLSDDAAYVTGEEVVVDGGLTSGGLYHRILAGLAEKP, encoded by the coding sequence GTGAGCCGCGCACCGGTCGGACGACGCAGGTTCGAAGACTGTTCGGTCGTGGTCACCGGCGCCGCCGGGGGCCTGGGCCGGGCCGACTGCCTCGCCCTCGCCGCCGAGGGCGCCCACGTCTGGGTCGCCGACATCGACGTGGACGCCGCCGAGGCGCTCGTCCCCGAACTCGCGGCGGCCGGCGGCTCGGGGCGGTCCGTCCGCCTCGACGTCGCCGACGCCGACTCCTGGGCCGCGCTCGCGCGGGAGGTGGAGGCCGCCGGGCCGCTCCACGGCCTGGTCAACAACGCCGGCGTCAGCCTGCGCGCGGGCATCGCCGACACCACCGTCGAACAGTGGCGGCGCGTCATGGACATCAACCTGTCCAGCGTCTTCTACGGCCTCAAGACCCTCACCCCCGCGCTCGCCCGGGGAGCGGAGGACGGCGGCGCCGCGGTCGTGAACGTCTCCTCCATCGCCGGCATGGTCGGCTACTTCTCCGCCACCTACGGCACCAGCAAGTGGGGCGTCCGCGGACTGTCGAAGGTCGGCGCGCTCGAACTCGCCGCGCTCGGCGTCCGCGTCAACTCACTGCACCCCGGCCTCACCGCCACCCCGCTGCTCCACCAGGCCCCCGACACGTCCTTCGTGGACGAGAGCGTGCGGTCGGTCCCGGCGGGCCGGCTCGCGACCCCGCAGGAGATCGCGCGCGTGGTCGCGTTCCTGCTCTCCGACGACGCCGCGTACGTCACCGGCGAGGAAGTCGTCGTCGACGGCGGGCTGACCTCCGGCGGGCTCTACCACCGCATCCTCGCGGGACTCGCGGAGAAGCCGTAG